Proteins encoded by one window of Engraulis encrasicolus isolate BLACKSEA-1 chromosome 21, IST_EnEncr_1.0, whole genome shotgun sequence:
- the LOC134437455 gene encoding putative nuclease HARBI1 gives MAALLMFNRRRGRRRSQATYVHAYIRANFDPLHVLTDEAILRKYRLCRPQIEELVELLTPHLQRPTRRSNALSPSVQLLAALRFYASGSFFEVVGDGQGMSRASISRSVNAVTELLLRLLPEMAFPTTPEEIARTNHVFYAVAGIPRVIGVVDGTLIPIARPTQNEHLYVSRKGFTALNVQVVCDGRGVFTDIVAKWPGGTHDAFMWANSGLCQVAEDGDFGGCWLLGDSGYPLRPFLLPPIQQPNTDSEARFNRAHRKTRAIVERSIGVWKQRFRCVSKTAGGLRLNPTKCCSVAVVTALLHNMALRANVPLPEGEGLALDPDPPDLPNQDANPEGLEVRARLVRHMFGP, from the coding sequence ATGGCAGCGCTGTTAATGTTCAACCGGCGTCGTGGGCGCCGCAGAAGCCAGGCGACGTATGTGCACGCTTACATACGCGCCAATTTCGACCCCCTACACGTCCTCACGGACGAGGCCATCCTACGCAAATACCGCTTGTGTAGACCTCAGATAGAGGAGCTGGTGGAGCTGCTGACACCACACCTGCAAAGGCCCACCCGAAGGAGCAATGCGCTGTCTCCATCTGTGCAGCTGCTGGCTGCACTGCGCTTTTACGCTTCGGGCAGCTTCTTCGAGGTGGTAGGGGATGGTCAAGGCATGAGTCGGGCATCGATCAGTAGGTCGGTAAATGCTGTGACTGAGCTGCTGCTCAGACTGCTGCCCGAGATGGCCTTTCCGACGACGCCTGAGGAGATTGCGAGGACCAACCACGTGTTCTACGCAGTCGCTGGAATCCCTCGGGTGATCGGAGTCGTAGACGGTACGCTCATTCCAATCGCCAGGCCCACACAGAATGAGCACCTCTATGTAAGTAGGAAAGGCTTTACCGCCCTGAACGTGCAAGTGGTGTGCGACGGCCGGGGTGTCTTCACGGACATCGTGGCAAAGTGGCCGGGTGGCACCCACGATGCCTTTATGTGGGCCAACTCTGGGCTGTGTCAGGTGGCAGAGGATGGTGACTTTGGGGGTTGCTGGCTTCTCGGAGACAGTGGCTACCCATTGCGCCCCTTCCTGCTCCCCCCTATCCAGCAGCCGAACACAGACTCAGAGGCACGTTTCAACAGGGCGCATAGAAAAACCCGTGCCATTGTGGAGCGATCCATAGGGGTATGGAAACAGCGGTTCCGTTGCGTCAGCAAGACAGCGGGTGGCCTTCGCCTAAACCCAACAAAGTGCTGTTCTGTGGCTGTCGTAACTGCGCTGTTGCACAACATGGCGCTCAGGGCAAACGTCCCACTTCCAGAAGGTGAGGGCTTGGCCTTGGATCCAGATCCCCCAGATCTGCCTAACCAAGACGCCAACCCTGAAGGCCTGGAGGTGAGGGCTCGTTTGGTACGCCACATGTTTGGGCCCTGA